Part of the uncultured Desulfobacter sp. genome, TAGGCGTCTTCTGCTGCGGCAAGGATCTGTTCCCGGCTTTGGTCGTTAACCTGCCGTTTGCCCGGGTAAACCCTGTGAATAAGGTTCAACGCCTTTTTTTCATCGGGCAGGACATGCACCCGCAAAATTTTTTCAGCAGCCCCCCTGAGCATGGCCAGTATCCTGTGGGACGGTGCTTTAAATGCCGGTTCCTCCCAGTCAAAATAATCTTTGAATTTAGCCCCCTCTTGGGCCTTGGCCTTGATCACCGTTGAGCTGATCACGGCGGTTTTGACAAACAGATCCCTGATCCCTGACCGGATGGCCGCATCTTCATTGATGATTTCGGCAATGATATCGCCGGCCCCGGCCAGCGCATCTTCCGGGCTTGCCACATCAGGGCCGATGAAGCGGGCGGCCTCCCTTTGAAGGTTCATTCCGGTTTTAGGTGCCAGGATCATCAAGGCCAGGGGTTCGAGTCCTTTTTCCCGGGCAATTGAGGCCCGGGTCCGCCGTTTGGGCCGGTATTTCTCATACACATCTTCCAGGCGGGTCATGGAGTCTGCATTTTCAATGAGTCGGCCCAACTCCTTGGTATAAAGCTGCCTTTCCTCCAAAGATTTGATAATGGCCAGTTTTCTGGCTTCCAGCTCTTTTAACCGGGCTGCCCTGTCCCGGATATCGGATATGGCCACCTCGTCCAGACTGCCCGTTCGTTCTTTTCTGTACCGTGCTATAAAGGGCACTGTGGATCCCTGGCCCAGCAGTTCCAGGACTGAAGCCACCTGTTTTTCTTTTAGGCCGGTATCCCGGCTTATCGTTATTTGGATATTCATGTGGTTTTGTATGAAAGTCTCAATGGGTTGTTAAATTGTTTTTTTTTATGTTTCGGGTTGGGCCCATGGCCGTTATTACAGCGGGGCGGGGTAAAAAGTCAATGGCTTGGATGCTGCCGGCTGGAGATTCCGTGTAAACATGACAGGGAACACCCTATACCATATTCCTTTTGATTTTTCATTTATGGTGATTTCAATAAAAATATGCTTAAATTGCACAGTGGCTTGGTGATTGAACTAAATAACTTTTCCAAATTCTGATCTGCCTCCTTGGGAGAATCATAATGAAAGATGAGGATAAAACCAAATCCCAACTTATCGCGGAACTGCGTGAACTGCGCAGTCAAACAGCCGTTTTTCCCCCTCTGCCCGAGGAAACACAAAGCATTGCCCTGGGTCTGACACGATTCTATTTTAAGAATGTATCCATCGGCATTCACCAGTTGGCAATGGACGGCCGAATTCTTAATGCCAACCCGTATGCTGCTGATATGTTGGGGTACACCGTAAAAGAATTGACATCATTATCGATTTTTGAGATTGATCCCTTTTTGTCAGCCGATACCATGGAAACAGATTTCACAACGCTTGCCGCCTGCCAATGGGATAGTTTTGAAACGGTTCATTTGAAAAAAGATGGATCCCAGATCCCTGTGGAAATAACGAGCAACCGAATGGAATATGACGGACAACAGTATGCCTTTGTATTCATTAAGGAGATCAGCAACCGCAAAAAGATGGAGAAAAAACTGCGCCAAAATGAACGGATGCTACGCCGCATTCTGGACATCGTGCCCTCCATGATTTTTGCAAAAAATGCTTCAGGCCGATTTCTCATGGTCAATCAGTCCATTGCACAAAGTTTGGGCATGACCGTGGAAGAACTTGTGGGCCGGCTGCACCGGGATGTCCATCCTGATCCCGATGAGGTGGAACGGATGCTCGCTGATGACCGCAGGGCCATGGAAGGCAGGGAACCTGTCTTTATCGCTGAAGAATCTTACAAGGACAGCACCGGGGCGACACGATGGCTTCAGACCATAAAGGTGCCGTGTGATGAAGAGGATTTCGGGGAGCCCGCCATTGTGGGTCTGGCCATGGACATCACCGAGCGCAAAAATAATGAAGAAAAATTGCATCGTCTCATCCATGACCTCAAAGAGAGTGAAGAACGCTTTAGGGCACTTCACAACTCTTCTTTCGGCGGCATTACGATCCATGATAAAGGACGCATTCTTGAGTGTAATCAAGGGTTGTCGGAAATAACCGGTTATTCCATTAATGAGTTGATCGGAATGGACGGGATGCTGCTCATTGCACCAAAGTCCAGGGGAATGGTGATGGAGAGGATTCTTTCCGGCTACCAAGAACCCTATGAAGCCTTTGGCGTGCGTAAAAACGGGGACGAATTTCCGATCCGGCTGGCAGGCCGTAACATACCATACAAAGGCAAGCAGGTCAGAACGACGGAGTTCAGGGATATTACCGACCAAAAAAAAGCCGAAGGAGAGCTTCACCACCTTAAAAATTATCTTTCCAATATTATCGATTCCATGCCGTCGGTGCTGGTGGGGGTGGATCGTGATGGCCGGGTGACCCAGTGGAACCGTCAGGCCCGAAAAATCACCGGACTAAGTCGTGATGCGGTTTACAATCGCCCCCTGGCCCATGTCGTACCCTCTTTGGGCGGAGAGATGCATCAAATCGAAACTGCCATTCGTGAGTGTCGGGTAATCAGCCACCCAAAGGTTTCGCGCAAGACAAAGAGCGAAACACGTTACGAGAACATTACAATTTTCCCCCTGACGGATAACGGTATGCAAGGAGCTGTCATCCGGGTGGACGATGTGACGGAACAGGTCCGCCTGGAGGAGATGATGATTCAGAGTGAAAAGATGCTCTCCGTCGGTGGACTTGCCGCAGGCATGGCCCATGAAATCAATAATCCTCTGGCCGGTATGTTGCAAACGGCCAATGTTATAAAATCACGACTGGGAGATTTGAGTCTTTCTGCCAATCTCAAGGTTGCCGATGACCTGGGGGTCTCTGTTGAGAAAATAGGGGCGTTCATGGAAAAGCGAAGCATTTTAAGGATGATCGACGCCATCAATGCGTCTGGCCATCGGATCGCCGAGATTGTCAATAATATGCTCAGTTTTGCCAGAAAATCAGACGCCGCTTTTTCAATTTGTGATCCCATTCAGCTTCTGGACAGGACCCTGGAGCTTGCCACCACCGATTATGATCTGAAAAAACAGCAGGATTTCAAAACCATCAAAATTGTGCGGGAGTACGAAAAGAATCTGCCCATGATTCCCTGCGAAGGGGCAAAAATACAGCAGGTTTTACTAAATATTCTACGCAACGGTGCCCAGGCCATGCAGGATCAGAACAGGGGCAGCCACGAAAGCCCCTGTTTTGTTTTAAGACTTGCCGGGGAAAACAGCATGCTGCGCATGGAGATCCAAGACAATGGCCCGGGAATGGATAAAGCCACCCAGTCAAGGATTTTTGAACCGTTTTTTACCACAAAGCCTGTGGGTGTGGGCACAGGCCTTGGATTATCGGTTTCATACTTTATCATTACACAAAACCATGGCGGGACCATGGACGTGATTTCATCTCCGGGAAAAGGGGCAAATTTTATTATACGATTACCATTGGATGGGAGCAGACGATGACGCCTGTGAAATTAAGGCCGTGGCTCATGGTGCCGCTGCTGGTTGCTGCCGTCTGTTTAAAAACTGATATGGTACAGTCTAATGAGCACATTAACATAGGGTTTTCCCGGTCTATTATCGGCAGGTTCAACGAGAACGATGCCCTGGCTGTGATGAAGGCCTGGGCCACAGAATTGATGGTGTCTGAAAATTATGTTGTGAATGTTCAGCCGAAAATTTATGGGGATGCCGGGGAAATTAAAACGGCGCTTAAACAGAATCGGGTTGATTTTATCTGCTTTTCCACAAACGAATTTTTTGATTTTCAGCGTCTGCTGGACCAGGAGCGATTCATTTTTCCTGTGTATGGCGATAATATAACCCAAGATTATCTGTTGGTCGTCCGTAAAAACAGTCATATTAAAGCGCTCAAAGACCTTCAGGGTCGCTCCCTGATTTTTTTAAAAAATGCAAAAACCACGTTGTCGATTCTCTGGCTGGATGTGGAGCTGGCACGGTCAGGGATGCCGTCGACAGGCCGGTTCTTTAAGCGGGTGACATCGGTGGGCAAGGTCAGTGATGCCCTTCTGCCTCTTTTTTTCGGCAAGGAGGATGCCTGTCTGGTGACCCGGAAGGGCTTTATGGTCATGGCTGATCTCAATCCTCAAATTTCACGTCAGCTTAAAATTCTGGTTGCTTCCAAAGGATACATACCGGGTTTTCTAGCGTTTCGTAAAAATTATCAATCAAAAATCAAGGAGATTACACTGAAACGAATTGAATTCTGGAACCAGGCCCCTTCCGGTCACCATATTCTTACCATTTTCCAGGTAGATGCGCTTGTGCCCAGGCCCTTTGAAGTTCTTGTGCCCACCATGGAAATGATCAAAGAACATCGGCGTTTGTTTGATGCTGAATCCCAGGCAAAGACCGATATCCCATAAAAATATCCCCTTTTCAAATGGAGGGTCGGAAATACATGATCACGGCAGGTTTTACGAATGCCTTGATTTGCTTAAACGAAGCTTTGGGGCGGGGCGATATATTCTTCTGATTGTAGTCAATTTAGTATATCTATAGTATAGTAAACACATTACAAGAAAATATTCATTTAAAATTGGGCTTTCGTCCGATCACTGGATCAAAGGATGACGCATTAATTCTCATTGTTCCTGAATTTAAAGAAAATTAAATTTTTTTTAAACCACAGTTAAGGATTTAAAAGGAATTTTGATGGATAGGCAAAAAAATAGGTGCAAAGGTGCCGGAATTGTCATTGTTGTTTTCGTTATGTTGTTGACCATGAACGCAGGTTTTGCTCAAAGTGCGAATTTGCAAAAAAATGACGACATACAAAAAGCCGGATTGGAAATATGCCTGGAACAAGCCCTGGAGAACAATCGCCGCCGCCCAGCGTCACGGTTTGCCCTTGAGATGGCCCAGGCCCAGCACCGGCAGGCCCTTGCCGGTTACTGGCCCCAAATTACCGCCCGGGGAGGATATTCCCGGTTGGACGAGGCGGTTAATTTTAATTTTTCTGCTGATTTTTCTGTTTCTGGACTTGGACCTGTTCCTGTAACGATTCCCATAGACGAGAATATCGACGTCCTGGTGGAAAAAAGTTACACCGCCGAGATTGAAGCGGCCTGGCTCCTATACGACGGGGGCATGCGAAAAGGATACAGAGAACAGACCCAGGGGCTTGTGGATATGATGAAACAGGAGGTCCGGCGCACGGATCTTGAGATCATTTACGATGTCAAACGGTTTTACTGGGGGGCGGTGATGGCCAAAAAACTGCACCGGGTGGGCCTTGACACCCTGTCCCGGATGAACGCCACCTTAAACCTGACCGAAACCATGTATAAAGAGGGGACCGGCACGGTGAAAAAAACAGACTGGCTCAACAACAAGGTTATGGTGGATACCCTGAGATCCATGGTTGCGTTGCTTGAAAAAAACAAGCTGATGTCCCGTGCCGCCCTGGCCAACACCATGGGGCTTTCCTGGGACAAAAGCGTAGAGCCTGAAGATACGAAAATTCCCCTTTCGTCATTTACCACTGATATGGGGGAAATCGTGGAACAGGCATATTCGTTTAATCCGGACTGGGCCAAGGTGGAAGCCGGTCTCAATGCGGCGGCGGGTGCATTAAAAACCGCCCAAAGCGGATTTTTCCCAAAACTTGCCCTGACCGGCGAACTTCATAAATGGTGGCCGGATACGGACGGCGGGCTTGCCACCCCCGAAAATAAACAAGGATGGAGCTTTGGGATCGGCGTGGAAATCCCAATTTTCAGCGGTATGCTCACGGTCAATAAAATTGCAGCGGCCAGGGCCGCCATTGCAAAAATTAAAGAGGAACAACTGCTGCTCAAGGAGGGGATCGGGCTTCAGGTGCGCGATCTCCTTCTCTCCCTTGGTGCGGCCCGGAAGTCCTGTGATGCGTCGGGCAATGCCCTGACTGCTGCCAGGGAGAATCGAAAACTGAACGTGCGGGCCTACCAGAGTGAATTGGTGGAGACAGACGATGTGATCCAGGCCCAGTTAACCGAGGCCCTGATGGCCGCCCAGCATTACAAAGCCAGATATGAACATGCCGCTTTGCTGTCTCGCCTGGACCTGATCGTCGGCACTGAGGTGTTAACGCAGATGGAGTAATACTCAAATTATAAAGATGCGGAATAATCATTGGATAACATCTGTGCTGTTTCGGGTGTGGATCATGAGTCTGCCGGTCATTTTCGCCTTATTGGTGTCTGGCCCGGCAACGTCGGAAGAGATCGTCCATCTGGGATTTTCCAGATCAATCATCGGTGAGATTAACGAGAATGATACGATGGCTGCATTGAAACTTCTGGGAACACAGTTGGTACTTAGGGAAGATCTTAAAATTAAAGTTCACACGACAATTTATAATGATATTGGCGAAATTGAAAATGCGCTTAATCAAAATACGCTGGATCTTGTCAACTTAAGTGCCGTTGATTTTTTCCATTTGCAGAACCTGATTGCCCATGAACAATTTATCTTTGCCGTTTATGGGGGCAGTCTAAATGTTGAATACCTTCTGATCGTCCGGGAAAAGAGTCGTTTTTCAGATATTAAAGATCTTAACAAATCCGTTTTAATGTACCCAAAGGATGCCAGATCTGCCTTGAATCGCGTCTGGTTGGATGTTGAGCTTGCAAAGGCAGGTTTGCCGGCAGTAAAACAATTTTTTGATAAGGTGGTGCCTGTCAACAAGATCTCCGACGCTGTCCTTCCGGTATTTTTCGGCAAGACCGATGCCTGCCTGGTGACCCGGAACGGATTCGATACCATGGCGGAACTTAATCCCCAGATTTCACAACAGCTTAGAATCATGGCCGCGTCCAGGGGATACATCCCCGGTTTTCTGGGGTTTCGTAAAAACTATCAATCCAAAGTTAAGCGTATCATTGTAAACAATATTAAAAACTGGCATCAGACACCTGCCGGGCACCAGATTCTGACCATGTTTCAAATGGAGGATCTTGTATTAAATTCCATTGAAATACTCGGGCCTACAATGCAATTGATCAAGGAACACCGGCATTGGTTTGGGGCTGACAGCGCCCCCTCGGGCGCAATCCAAGGTAAGGGGGAAACATTTTAGCAGAGCAGGTACAAATGAAATTGTGCTTGAGTATGTTGGCCTTCTGTCTTTTGCTGGGGGCCGGGATCCTGTTTGAGTCTGCACTGGTCAATGTCTTTTTGTCGGAAAAGGGGCTTGGCACAAGCGATACTCTTTGTTGGAAAAAGATCAAGGGGCAGGCAAATGAGCGTTAAGAACAAAAACAATCCTTTGAAAAAGAAAAAAGGCCGGCACCTAAGTATTTTTTTGCGTACCGTGCTTCTGGGATGGGGGTTGGCCATCATTCCCCTGTTTGTTTTCATGGTGATTACCGTTCCCAGACAAAAGGATATCTTTGTGAATACCATGGCGTCCAAAGCCAACGGCCTGGCGGCTTCACTGCATGATGAGGCTGCGAGTGCCGCCGTCAATGAAGATTATTCCAGCGTTGTCAGTTCGGCCCAGATTTTACTAAAAGGGGACCCGGATATTGATTTTTTGATCATCATGAAAAATGATGGGTTTGCCCTGGTCATTGAGCAGAAAAAATGGACGGTATCCCAGTTGGATGATGCCCACTTTGTCAGACCGCTGCGGGAAACCTCATGGCAGATTGAAACAAGTCCCTTGTTCCAGCGGCGTATTTTTCATTTTGCCCAGCCCTTTGATTATTCGGGCATTCAATGGGGCTGGATTCATGTGGGGCTTTCCCTTGAAGAGTATGATCAAAGTGTTGAGGTGCTTTACAAGAGTACGGGCTATCTTGCATTGGTCTGTATTTTGATCAGCCTGTTCGGTTCCATTATTTATGCGCGGCAGATCGTCCAGCCGATTTTGGCGCTTCAATCCGTGGTCCAAAAGATTGCCGGAGGCGATCTGGCCGTCAGGGCCCAGACCCGCAGGAGAGATGAACTCGGTGAACTGGCGTTTTCCGTCAACACCATGGCGGATGCCCTGTTGAAAAGAAATAATATTCTGGAAAGTGTCCGCTTTGCCGCCTATCATTTTTTGCAGGACCAGCCATGGCAGGAAAGTATCATCAAAGTGCTTGAGGATATTGGCATGGGGGCTGATATCAGCAGGACCGTATTTCATAGAATTATAACGGATGACGACGATGTTTGGGCGGCAAAAAAACACTTTGAATGGACGGCCCCGGACATATCGCCTGAGTCGGAAGATCCGGAACACGGGATGATTTGTTTTGAAAAACGAGGTGTGGCACATTGGGCCGACATTCTTGGGGCGGGTGAGCCCCTGTCGGTGTCCTTGCAGGATTGTTCTGCTGAAGAACAGATCCTTTTAGCGTATTCGCAAATTCAGTCTCTTATACTTATTCCTGTCTTTGTGGAAAGCAAATGGTGGGGCATTTTTGCCTTGGAAGAGTGTTTAGCACCACGGGAATGGACCTTGGCAGAGGTCAGCAGTTTCAGGGCCCTGGCGGACATGCTTGGGGCAACCGTTGTCCGGCAGGGGTTCCAAAAGGATCTGATCAAGGCAAGAGATAATCTTGAGGTTCAGGTTCAGCAGCGAACCCGGGAGCTTGAGCATCAGATTGAGGCCAAGGAACAGGCCTTATCTGACCTCTCCGTTGCCCAGGCATCACTGGTGGATGCCTCAAGGCAGGCCGGCATGGCAGAAGTCGCCACCGGCGTTCTCCATAATGTCGGCAATGTCCTCAACAGCGTTAATGTCTCAGCCACCCTGATTCTGGATACCCTGGGTGAGTCCAGGGCCGGCAATGTTTCGAAAATTGCCGGGATGATGGATATTCCCCCCGAAGATCTGGTTCGGTTTTTAACCCGGGACCCCAAGGGAACGCAGATCCCCAAATATCTGGTATCCCTTGGCAAGGCCCTTGCAGATGAACACGATCGGCTGTTTTCCGAAACCAAGGAACTTGCCGGCCGCATTGAGCACATCAAGGAGATTGTTGCCATGCAGCAAAATTACGGCCGGGTTTCCGGGATCAGCGAAACCATTTCCCCTGAAAAGTTGATGGAAGATGCCTTGATGCTCAACCAAGGCGCCCTGGTCCGGCATAACATCGTTGTTGAAAAAAATTACGAAGCGCTTCCTGAACTGGTGGTGGACAAACACAAGGTGTTGCAGATTTTGTTAAATTTTATAAATAATGCAAAATACGCCTGCTCGGACAGTGACAAGACTGAGAAAATCATCACACTGGGCATATACAAGGGGCAACACAATACGGTCTGCCTCTCGGTAGCAGACAACGGTGTCGGCATAGAATCTGAAAATTTGAACCGTATTTTTCAGCATGGCTTTACAACCCGGAAAACCGGGCACGGTTTCGGCCTGCACTCCGGTGCCCTGGCCGCCAAGGAGATGGGCGGACGTCTCTGGGTTGAGAGTGAAGGCCTGGGACACGGTGCCGTATTTACCGTTGAACTGCCGTTGGGTGCCGGGAAAGCCGTATCATGAAAAAAACAGAATGTTATTCAAAAGAATTTTTCCCATCGGAAAAGTCGGCACTTTTGAAAATTCAGCAGGCTATGGACCATGCCAGGGACAACTGTTTTTTGATGGATGGCCGGGGCCGGATCGTCTACGCCAATCATGCTGCCTGCAAATCCCTGGGGTACACCCAGGAACAGATGCTGGGTCTGACGATTTTTGACGTTGACCCGGGGTATACGCCCGAGATGCTGGCCCGGGGTATGGTAAAATTGGCGGAAACAGGGTCAGCGCTTTTTGAAAGCTGCCATGTGACCAGAAAGGGCTATATCTATTCTGTGGAAGTCAGCATTAATTATCTGGGATCCGATAGAGGAGAATATCTTGCCTGCTTTTTTTGCCGGGATATCTCCCAACGCAAGGCCCAAGAAGAGGCCTTGGAACACGCCAAAGCAACGTTGGAACGGCGGGTGGCGGAACGAACGGCTTTGCTTGCACTGACGGCTGAAATTTCGGCAAATTTTGTGGCGGCTTCTCCGGTGACCATCCGGCAGATTATCCAAGATGCATTAAGTCGGATCGGCAAATTTTTCAGGTTTGACCGGGTTGCCTTTTTTCCGTTGATGCCGTATCTGGTGGACGGTGCCAAGGTCCTGGAGTGGTGTGCCAAAGGGATTGAAAGCAAAATCGGGATCATTCGCCCCCATCCCATCATTGACAATTCCATGGAAAAGTTGGTCAATTTTTATAAAAATAGAACGGTTCTCCATTTTCCTGATGTGAATAAGATATCCGATCTGCCTGGGTGGAAAGAGGCTTTCAAAAAACTTGGGATAGAATCCGCCCTGTTTATGGTCAGCCGGACTGACAAAAAGGTATACGGTATTGTCGGCTTTGAGATGATGAAGCCCCATGATCGCTGGCCTGAGGATCATATTAACGGGCTCAAGGTGATCACCCAGATATTTGCCCATGCCGTTGCCGGCGTCGAATCCGGGCTGGCGCTGATTGAGGCGAAAAATTCCCTGGAAGTCCGTGTGGCCCAGCGCACCCTTGAGCTTAAAAATCAGGTGGCTGAAAAAGAGACGGCATTGGAGGCCCTGGCCGAAAGTCAGGCCTCCCTGGTCAAGGCCTCCCGGGCCGCCGGCCGGGCCGAGGTGGCCACCAATGTGCTGCATAATGTGGGCAATGTGCTCAACAGCATCAATACCTCTGTATCTGTTCTGGAAGACCGGCTGAAAAAATCCCGCATGGCCAATGTACAGAAAGTGGT contains:
- a CDS encoding ATP-binding protein, which produces MKKTECYSKEFFPSEKSALLKIQQAMDHARDNCFLMDGRGRIVYANHAACKSLGYTQEQMLGLTIFDVDPGYTPEMLARGMVKLAETGSALFESCHVTRKGYIYSVEVSINYLGSDRGEYLACFFCRDISQRKAQEEALEHAKATLERRVAERTALLALTAEISANFVAASPVTIRQIIQDALSRIGKFFRFDRVAFFPLMPYLVDGAKVLEWCAKGIESKIGIIRPHPIIDNSMEKLVNFYKNRTVLHFPDVNKISDLPGWKEAFKKLGIESALFMVSRTDKKVYGIVGFEMMKPHDRWPEDHINGLKVITQIFAHAVAGVESGLALIEAKNSLEVRVAQRTLELKNQVAEKETALEALAESQASLVKASRAAGRAEVATNVLHNVGNVLNSINTSVSVLEDRLKKSRMANVQKVVDMLPRSKKDLLAFLSNDAKGTRILDYLTPLAGALGAERETMVEEVRQLVTQVTHAKNVIIMQQRYGAVYGVNESCTVALLVEDAIAMNSDRLKKHGIKIERRFDPVPEIMTDKHQVLQIFVNLIANAINACNENESEHKADLIIISLICDNQGYIKIEVSDTGVGIAKENLSRIFQHGFTTRQDGYGFGLHSGALAAKQLGGSLTAESAGLGHGASFRLTLPLSGQKRL
- a CDS encoding PhnD/SsuA/transferrin family substrate-binding protein gives rise to the protein MSLPVIFALLVSGPATSEEIVHLGFSRSIIGEINENDTMAALKLLGTQLVLREDLKIKVHTTIYNDIGEIENALNQNTLDLVNLSAVDFFHLQNLIAHEQFIFAVYGGSLNVEYLLIVREKSRFSDIKDLNKSVLMYPKDARSALNRVWLDVELAKAGLPAVKQFFDKVVPVNKISDAVLPVFFGKTDACLVTRNGFDTMAELNPQISQQLRIMAASRGYIPGFLGFRKNYQSKVKRIIVNNIKNWHQTPAGHQILTMFQMEDLVLNSIEILGPTMQLIKEHRHWFGADSAPSGAIQGKGETF
- a CDS encoding PAS domain S-box protein, producing MKDEDKTKSQLIAELRELRSQTAVFPPLPEETQSIALGLTRFYFKNVSIGIHQLAMDGRILNANPYAADMLGYTVKELTSLSIFEIDPFLSADTMETDFTTLAACQWDSFETVHLKKDGSQIPVEITSNRMEYDGQQYAFVFIKEISNRKKMEKKLRQNERMLRRILDIVPSMIFAKNASGRFLMVNQSIAQSLGMTVEELVGRLHRDVHPDPDEVERMLADDRRAMEGREPVFIAEESYKDSTGATRWLQTIKVPCDEEDFGEPAIVGLAMDITERKNNEEKLHRLIHDLKESEERFRALHNSSFGGITIHDKGRILECNQGLSEITGYSINELIGMDGMLLIAPKSRGMVMERILSGYQEPYEAFGVRKNGDEFPIRLAGRNIPYKGKQVRTTEFRDITDQKKAEGELHHLKNYLSNIIDSMPSVLVGVDRDGRVTQWNRQARKITGLSRDAVYNRPLAHVVPSLGGEMHQIETAIRECRVISHPKVSRKTKSETRYENITIFPLTDNGMQGAVIRVDDVTEQVRLEEMMIQSEKMLSVGGLAAGMAHEINNPLAGMLQTANVIKSRLGDLSLSANLKVADDLGVSVEKIGAFMEKRSILRMIDAINASGHRIAEIVNNMLSFARKSDAAFSICDPIQLLDRTLELATTDYDLKKQQDFKTIKIVREYEKNLPMIPCEGAKIQQVLLNILRNGAQAMQDQNRGSHESPCFVLRLAGENSMLRMEIQDNGPGMDKATQSRIFEPFFTTKPVGVGTGLGLSVSYFIITQNHGGTMDVISSPGKGANFIIRLPLDGSRR
- a CDS encoding ATP-binding protein, which gives rise to MSVKNKNNPLKKKKGRHLSIFLRTVLLGWGLAIIPLFVFMVITVPRQKDIFVNTMASKANGLAASLHDEAASAAVNEDYSSVVSSAQILLKGDPDIDFLIIMKNDGFALVIEQKKWTVSQLDDAHFVRPLRETSWQIETSPLFQRRIFHFAQPFDYSGIQWGWIHVGLSLEEYDQSVEVLYKSTGYLALVCILISLFGSIIYARQIVQPILALQSVVQKIAGGDLAVRAQTRRRDELGELAFSVNTMADALLKRNNILESVRFAAYHFLQDQPWQESIIKVLEDIGMGADISRTVFHRIITDDDDVWAAKKHFEWTAPDISPESEDPEHGMICFEKRGVAHWADILGAGEPLSVSLQDCSAEEQILLAYSQIQSLILIPVFVESKWWGIFALEECLAPREWTLAEVSSFRALADMLGATVVRQGFQKDLIKARDNLEVQVQQRTRELEHQIEAKEQALSDLSVAQASLVDASRQAGMAEVATGVLHNVGNVLNSVNVSATLILDTLGESRAGNVSKIAGMMDIPPEDLVRFLTRDPKGTQIPKYLVSLGKALADEHDRLFSETKELAGRIEHIKEIVAMQQNYGRVSGISETISPEKLMEDALMLNQGALVRHNIVVEKNYEALPELVVDKHKVLQILLNFINNAKYACSDSDKTEKIITLGIYKGQHNTVCLSVADNGVGIESENLNRIFQHGFTTRKTGHGFGLHSGALAAKEMGGRLWVESEGLGHGAVFTVELPLGAGKAVS
- a CDS encoding TolC family protein, whose product is MDRQKNRCKGAGIVIVVFVMLLTMNAGFAQSANLQKNDDIQKAGLEICLEQALENNRRRPASRFALEMAQAQHRQALAGYWPQITARGGYSRLDEAVNFNFSADFSVSGLGPVPVTIPIDENIDVLVEKSYTAEIEAAWLLYDGGMRKGYREQTQGLVDMMKQEVRRTDLEIIYDVKRFYWGAVMAKKLHRVGLDTLSRMNATLNLTETMYKEGTGTVKKTDWLNNKVMVDTLRSMVALLEKNKLMSRAALANTMGLSWDKSVEPEDTKIPLSSFTTDMGEIVEQAYSFNPDWAKVEAGLNAAAGALKTAQSGFFPKLALTGELHKWWPDTDGGLATPENKQGWSFGIGVEIPIFSGMLTVNKIAAARAAIAKIKEEQLLLKEGIGLQVRDLLLSLGAARKSCDASGNALTAARENRKLNVRAYQSELVETDDVIQAQLTEALMAAQHYKARYEHAALLSRLDLIVGTEVLTQME
- a CDS encoding PhnD/SsuA/transferrin family substrate-binding protein; this encodes MTPVKLRPWLMVPLLVAAVCLKTDMVQSNEHINIGFSRSIIGRFNENDALAVMKAWATELMVSENYVVNVQPKIYGDAGEIKTALKQNRVDFICFSTNEFFDFQRLLDQERFIFPVYGDNITQDYLLVVRKNSHIKALKDLQGRSLIFLKNAKTTLSILWLDVELARSGMPSTGRFFKRVTSVGKVSDALLPLFFGKEDACLVTRKGFMVMADLNPQISRQLKILVASKGYIPGFLAFRKNYQSKIKEITLKRIEFWNQAPSGHHILTIFQVDALVPRPFEVLVPTMEMIKEHRRLFDAESQAKTDIP